A stretch of Panthera tigris isolate Pti1 chromosome E2, P.tigris_Pti1_mat1.1, whole genome shotgun sequence DNA encodes these proteins:
- the MARVELD3 gene encoding MARVEL domain-containing protein 3 isoform X1 → MEDTSGAREPRARPRERDPDRHSRPDRDLHPERQRDRHGNRRRERNGGERRDGDRDRGRDRDPRHDRHRVEDLRAGEQRVWEKSRQSRTRDGPRKPTWDSASPPWPAPWETTEPSLPRKERFGHRDPTSEPTSGRYLPSNPRSGQEGVEYYQSEAEGLLECHKCKYLCTGRGVVQIVEVILNGMVLMCIVASYFVLAGFSASFTSGGGFGNNYYSPFEGTELEQVRQLDQQYTVLRAPLIYGGVAVSLGLGVLTMGVLLQGAKSLTKLSAKWLLLEAAFSLLVAVSYSVGIGTYLHVALRINATDTCRARAQLYARKGLTWMNCQLAGTDGAAATFACLLVVTYGASVVLALRSYRQQKHYKDSQAQNRSYNDAPEYLWSGTL, encoded by the exons ATGGAAGATACGTCGGGGGCTCGCGAGCCCCGTGCCCGACCGAGAGAGCGGGACCCAGACCGGCACTCCCGTCCGGACCGAGACCTCCACCCCGAGCGACAGCGGGACAGACACGGGAACCGGCGCAGGGAGAGAAACGGGGGCGAGCGCAGGGACGGGGACCGGGACAGGGGGAGGGACCGGGACCCCCGCCACGACAGACACAGGGTCGAAGACCTTCGCGCGGGTGAACAAAGAGTTTGGGAAAAGTCCCGCCAGAGCCGGACACGGGACGGACCCCGCAAGCCGACCTGGGACTCAGCCTCGCCCCCCTGGCCCGCGCCTTGGGAAACCACGGAGCCGTCGCTCCCGAGGAAGGAGCGCTTCGGGCACCGTGACCCGACAAG TGAACCTACTTCAGGGAGATACCTGCCCTCGAACCCCAGGTCTGGACAAGAGGGAGTGGAATATTACCAGTCAGAGGCTGAAGGACTCCTGGAATGCCATAAATGCAAATACTTGTGCACTGGGAGAG GTGTGGTACAGATAGTGGAGGTGATACTGAATGGGATGGTTCTCATGTGTATCGTGGCCTCCTACTTTGTCCTTGCTGGATTCAGTGCCAGCTTCACCAGTGGCGGCGGCTTTGGGAACAACTATTACTCACCGTTTGAGGGCACCGAGCTGGAGCAGGTTCGGCAGCTGGACCAGCAGTACACAGTCCTCCGGGCACCCCTGATATATGGCGGTGTGGCTGTTTCTCTGGGGCTGGGTGTCCTTACTATGGGCGTTTTACTCCAGGGAGCCAAAAGTCTAACCAAACTGTCGGCGAAGTGGCTCCTGCTGGAGGCCGCCTTCAGCCTCCTGGTGGCAGTGAGCTACAGCGTAGGCATTGGCACTTACCTCCACGTAGCCTTGCGGATCAATGCCACAGACACTTGCAGAGCCAGAGCGCAGCTCTATGCCCGCAAGGGTCTCACCTGGATGAACTGCCAGCTGGCAGGCACTGATGGAGCCGCAGCCACCTTTGCTTGTCTTCTGGTGGTTACATACGGTGCCAGCGTAGTGCTGGCCCTGCGGAGCTACCGGCAACAGAAGCACTACAAAGACAGCCAAGCACAGAACAGAAGTTACAATGACGCGCCTGAATACCTGTGGTCAGGAACACTCTGA
- the MARVELD3 gene encoding MARVEL domain-containing protein 3 isoform X2, whose product MEDTSGAREPRARPRERDPDRHSRPDRDLHPERQRDRHGNRRRERNGGERRDGDRDRGRDRDPRHDRHRVEDLRAGEQRVWEKSRQSRTRDGPRKPTWDSASPPWPAPWETTEPSLPRKERFGHRDPTSEPTSGRYLPSNPRSGQEGVEYYQSEAEGLLECHKCKYLCTGRACCQMLEVLLNLLILACSSVSYSSTGGYTGITSLGGMYYYQFGGAYSGFDGADGEKAQQLDVQFYQLKLPTVTVAMACGGALMAFCCLLVVLGILRVPWHCPLWLVIEGLLDVFIAGAYIPALYFYFHHLSAAYASPVCKEREVLYQSKGYSGFGCSFHGGDIGVGIFATLAIGVFALGAVLAIRGYRKVRKLKEKPAEMLEF is encoded by the exons ATGGAAGATACGTCGGGGGCTCGCGAGCCCCGTGCCCGACCGAGAGAGCGGGACCCAGACCGGCACTCCCGTCCGGACCGAGACCTCCACCCCGAGCGACAGCGGGACAGACACGGGAACCGGCGCAGGGAGAGAAACGGGGGCGAGCGCAGGGACGGGGACCGGGACAGGGGGAGGGACCGGGACCCCCGCCACGACAGACACAGGGTCGAAGACCTTCGCGCGGGTGAACAAAGAGTTTGGGAAAAGTCCCGCCAGAGCCGGACACGGGACGGACCCCGCAAGCCGACCTGGGACTCAGCCTCGCCCCCCTGGCCCGCGCCTTGGGAAACCACGGAGCCGTCGCTCCCGAGGAAGGAGCGCTTCGGGCACCGTGACCCGACAAG TGAACCTACTTCAGGGAGATACCTGCCCTCGAACCCCAGGTCTGGACAAGAGGGAGTGGAATATTACCAGTCAGAGGCTGAAGGACTCCTGGAATGCCATAAATGCAAATACTTGTGCACTGGGAGAG CCTGCTGTCAGATGCTGGAGGTTCTCCTGAACTTGTTGATCCTGGCCTGCAGTTCTGTGTCTTACAGTTCCACAGGGGGCTACACAGGCATCACCAGCCTGGGGGGCATGTACTACTACCAGTTTGGAGGGGCTTACAGTGGTTTCGATGGTGCTGATGGGGAGAAAGCGCAGCAGCTGGATGTCCAGTTCTACCAGCTGAAGCTGCCCACCGTCACTGTGGCCATGGCCTGTGGTGGAGCCCTCATGGCCTTCTGCTGTCTCCTGGTTGTTCTGGGTATCCTGCGGGTCCCATGGCACTGCCCCCTGTGGCTGGTGATCGAAGGCTTGCTGGACGTATTCATTGCCGGGGCCTACATCCCAGCTCTGTACTTCTATTTCCACCACCTCTCTGCTGCCTACGCCTCTCCAGTGTGCAAAGAGAGGGAGGTGCTGTACCAAAGCAAAGGCTACAGCGGCTTCGGCTGCAGCTTCCATGGGGGAGACATAGGAGTTGGAATCTTTGCTACGCTAGCCATTGGGGTCTTTGCTCTAGGGGCTGTGCTGGCCATCAGGGGTTACCGAAAGGTCCGGAAGCTGAAAGAGAAGCCTGCAGAGATGTTGGAGTTTTAG